A window of the Eriocheir sinensis breed Jianghai 21 unplaced genomic scaffold, ASM2467909v1 Scaffold145, whole genome shotgun sequence genome harbors these coding sequences:
- the LOC126990109 gene encoding uncharacterized protein LOC126990109 isoform X5, translated as MGKQKRRNAFFYFMMAEKPEVEKRLKRKVEKRLKRKVEKRLKRKVEKRLKRKVEKRLKRKVEKRLKRKVEMAKLVTAEWQALPKEQWKKYQLMTGESRERLECRGVPLRCLDEAAREEKHQAEEMKRDIADLVDMYRMGNGVWCVRASVCVHVCVCVCVCLPSCDIWEKSYVGAVPSPYPLLSNFSLTWW; from the exons ATGGGCAAGCAGAAGAGACGCAACGCCTTCTTCTACTTCATGATGGCCGAGAAACCCGAGGTGGAGAAGCGGctcaagagaaaggtggagaagcgGCTCAAGAGAAAG gtggagaagcggctcaagagaaaggtggagaagcggctcaagagaaaggtggagaagcggctcaagagaaaggtggagaagcggctcaagagaaaggtggagatggCCAAGCTGGTGACGGCGGAGTGGCAG GCACTCCCGAAGGAACAGTGGAAGAAGTACCAGCTGATGACCGGAGAAAGCAGGGAGAGGCTGGAGTGCCGAGGGGTGCCGCTGCGGTGCCTGGACGAGGCGGCCCGGGAGGAAAAGCACCAGgccgaggagatgaagagggacatTGCCGACTTGGTGGACATGTACCGGATGGGCAATGgtgtctggtgtgtgcgtgcgagtgtatgcgtacatgtgtgtgtgtgtgtgtgtgtgtgtttacctagttgtgacatatgggaaaagagctatgttggtgctgtcccgtctccatatccactcttatccaatttttccttaacctggtggtag
- the LOC126990109 gene encoding trichohyalin-like isoform X4 — MGKQKRRNAFFYFMMAEKPEVEKRLKRKVEKRLKRKVEKRLKRKVEKRLKRKVEKRLKRKVEKRLKRKVEKRLKRKVEMAKLVTAEWQALPKEQWKKYQLMTGESRERLECRGVPLRCLDEAAREEKHQAEEMKRDIADLVDMYRMGNGVWCVRASVCVHVCVCVCVCLPSCDIWEKSYVGAVPSPYPLLSNFSLTWW, encoded by the exons ATGGGCAAGCAGAAGAGACGCAACGCCTTCTTCTACTTCATGATGGCCGAGAAACCCGAGGTGGAGAAGCGGctcaagagaaaggtggagaagcgGCTCAAGAGAAAG gtggagaagcggctcaagagaaaggtggagaagcggctcaagagaaaggtggagaagcggctcaagagaaaggtggagaagcggctcaagagaaaggtggagaagcggctcaagagaaaggtggagatggCCAAGCTGGTGACGGCGGAGTGGCAG GCACTCCCGAAGGAACAGTGGAAGAAGTACCAGCTGATGACCGGAGAAAGCAGGGAGAGGCTGGAGTGCCGAGGGGTGCCGCTGCGGTGCCTGGACGAGGCGGCCCGGGAGGAAAAGCACCAGgccgaggagatgaagagggacatTGCCGACTTGGTGGACATGTACCGGATGGGCAATGgtgtctggtgtgtgcgtgcgagtgtatgcgtacatgtgtgtgtgtgtgtgtgtgtgtgtttacctagttgtgacatatgggaaaagagctatgttggtgctgtcccgtctccatatccactcttatccaatttttccttaacctggtggtag
- the LOC126990109 gene encoding trichohyalin-like isoform X2 — translation MGKQKRRNAFFYFMMAEKPEVEKRLKRKVEKRLKRKVEKRLKRKVEKRLKRKVEKRLKRKVEKRLKRKVEKRLKRKVEKRLKRKVEKRLKRKVEKRLKRKVEMAKLVTAEWQALPKEQWKKYQLMTGESRERLECRGVPLRCLDEAAREEKHQAEEMKRDIADLVDMYRMGNGVWCVRASVCVHVCVCVCVCLPSCDIWEKSYVGAVPSPYPLLSNFSLTWW, via the exons ATGGGCAAGCAGAAGAGACGCAACGCCTTCTTCTACTTCATGATGGCCGAGAAACCCGAGGTGGAGAAGCGGctcaagagaaaggtggagaagcgGCTCAAGAGAAAGGTCGAGAAGCGGctcaagagaaaggtggagaagcggctcaagagaaaggtggagaagcggctcaagagaaag gtggagaagcggctcaagagaaaggtggagaagcggctcaagagaaaggtggagaagcggctcaagagaaaggtggagaagcggctcaagagaaaggtggagaagcggctcaagagaaaggtggagatggCCAAGCTGGTGACGGCGGAGTGGCAG GCACTCCCGAAGGAACAGTGGAAGAAGTACCAGCTGATGACCGGAGAAAGCAGGGAGAGGCTGGAGTGCCGAGGGGTGCCGCTGCGGTGCCTGGACGAGGCGGCCCGGGAGGAAAAGCACCAGgccgaggagatgaagagggacatTGCCGACTTGGTGGACATGTACCGGATGGGCAATGgtgtctggtgtgtgcgtgcgagtgtatgcgtacatgtgtgtgtgtgtgtgtgtgtgtgtttacctagttgtgacatatgggaaaagagctatgttggtgctgtcccgtctccatatccactcttatccaatttttccttaacctggtggtag
- the LOC126990109 gene encoding trichohyalin-like isoform X3 gives MGKQKRRNAFFYFMMAEKPEVEKRLKRKVEKRLKRKVEKRLKRKVEKRLKRKVEKRLKRKVEKRLKRKVEKRLKRKVEKRLKRKVEMAKLVTAEWQALPKEQWKKYQLMTGESRERLECRGVPLRCLDEAAREEKHQAEEMKRDIADLVDMYRMGNGVWCVRASVCVHVCVCVCVCLPSCDIWEKSYVGAVPSPYPLLSNFSLTWW, from the exons ATGGGCAAGCAGAAGAGACGCAACGCCTTCTTCTACTTCATGATGGCCGAGAAACCCGAGGTGGAGAAGCGGctcaagagaaaggtggagaagcgGCTCAAGAGAAAG gtggagaagcggctcaagagaaaggtggagaagcggctcaagagaaaggtggagaagcggctcaagagaaaggtggagaagcggctcaagagaaaggtggagaagcggctcaagagaaaggtggagaagcggctcaagagaaaggtggagatggCCAAGCTGGTGACGGCGGAGTGGCAG GCACTCCCGAAGGAACAGTGGAAGAAGTACCAGCTGATGACCGGAGAAAGCAGGGAGAGGCTGGAGTGCCGAGGGGTGCCGCTGCGGTGCCTGGACGAGGCGGCCCGGGAGGAAAAGCACCAGgccgaggagatgaagagggacatTGCCGACTTGGTGGACATGTACCGGATGGGCAATGgtgtctggtgtgtgcgtgcgagtgtatgcgtacatgtgtgtgtgtgtgtgtgtgtgtgtttacctagttgtgacatatgggaaaagagctatgttggtgctgtcccgtctccatatccactcttatccaatttttccttaacctggtggtag
- the LOC126990109 gene encoding trichohyalin-like isoform X1 codes for MGKQKRRNAFFYFMMAEKPEVEKRLKRKVEKRLKRKVEKRLKRKVEKRLKRKVEKRLKRKVEKRLKRKVEKRLKRKVEKRLKRKVEKRLKRKVEKRLKRKVEKRLKRKVEMAKLVTAEWQALPKEQWKKYQLMTGESRERLECRGVPLRCLDEAAREEKHQAEEMKRDIADLVDMYRMGNGVWCVRASVCVHVCVCVCVCLPSCDIWEKSYVGAVPSPYPLLSNFSLTWW; via the exons ATGGGCAAGCAGAAGAGACGCAACGCCTTCTTCTACTTCATGATGGCCGAGAAACCCGAGGTGGAGAAGCGGctcaagagaaaggtggagaagcgGCTCAAGAGAAAGGTCGAGAAGCGGctcaagagaaaggtggagaagcggctcaagagaaaggtggagaagcggctcaagagaaag gtggagaagcggctcaagagaaaggtggagaagcggctcaagagaaaggtggagaagcggctcaagagaaaggtggagaagcggctcaagagaaaggtggagaagcggctcaagagaaaggtggagaagcggctcaagagaaaggtggagatggCCAAGCTGGTGACGGCGGAGTGGCAG GCACTCCCGAAGGAACAGTGGAAGAAGTACCAGCTGATGACCGGAGAAAGCAGGGAGAGGCTGGAGTGCCGAGGGGTGCCGCTGCGGTGCCTGGACGAGGCGGCCCGGGAGGAAAAGCACCAGgccgaggagatgaagagggacatTGCCGACTTGGTGGACATGTACCGGATGGGCAATGgtgtctggtgtgtgcgtgcgagtgtatgcgtacatgtgtgtgtgtgtgtgtgtgtgtgtttacctagttgtgacatatgggaaaagagctatgttggtgctgtcccgtctccatatccactcttatccaatttttccttaacctggtggtag